The following DNA comes from Mesotoga infera.
TCCGACTGAGTGTCAAAATGGTCTACTCCTCCAGACTGAAAACCTTCGGCAAACATGGTGGCTCTTGTCTCGAAGAATCCCTGTTCTGTGCCGTAATAGATCACCGGAATTCCAGGGATTGTGAAGATGAAAGCTAACGCCTGTTTGAGGTTTGAAAGTCCGCCTCCTTTTAGGAAGCGCTCCATATCGTGATTATCTATGAAGGTCAGGAGCCTGGTATGATCGAGCCTGCTCTGCCTCACTTCAAGCCTGTATCCTAGATTTGCAGTGGGTTTTCCTTCTTTGAACACACTCCTAAGCTCAATGTTCAAAGGAAAATCGAGCATTGCGTTCATGCCGGTATCAAAGAACTCCTCAATCACGATTTCTCCGCTATCGTCGAATGGATCACTTCTCACCCAGGCCTCTCCAAAGGTAAGGAATTCCGTTTTGTCATTTCTGGAGGCAACTTCGTAGACCCCAGCTTCACCGTTCAAGAACTCTTTCCAGAACTCCATTGGAGCATAAATAGCCGTGTCGATTCTGAAACCATCGATATCAGCCTCTTCTATCCAGAAAGTGAATGAGTCTTTGAGAGCCGAGACGACCGCCGCATTCTCAGTGTTGAGGTCGTCCAGACCCGACATCTGATAATTGAGCTTCTGGTATTGATCGTTGAAATCGGAAATATCCGGCGTCCAGTGATATATATGATCAGTCTCGCTTTCTTCGAAGTTGTTCAGGGAGAATGGGTATTGTTCGGGAGAAGCTGTCGGTATACTTTCTGTATTCAACTCGAACTCTCCGTCCACGAAGCGGAAGTAATCACCGACATGGTTCGGGACAATGTCCTGAATCACAAGCAACCCTCTTGCGTGAGCTTCCTTTACCAATCTCCTGTACAGCTCGATGTCTCCAAAGTGTTCGTCGACTCTTTTGAAATCCCTGGCCCAGTAGCCATGGTAACCTCCGTAGTTCACCCAAGGATTCCACCACTGGTTGGCAACGGGAGGGGTGATCCATATAGCCGTTGCACCAAGTCCTTTGACATAATCCAGTTTTTCGATTATTCCCTCGAGATCTCCGCCGTTATATCTCGAGTTGTCGCTGCCGGACTCCCCATATCCCATGTCATCGTTGGTCGGATCGCCGTTCGAAAAACGGTCTATCATAATGAAATACACTATCTGATCCTCCCACGCAGTTCTTGCAGAGCAGACCAACGTCACAAAAGCAATTAGAAGAAGAGTAAGAAGCAGCTTTTTCATGTCTTCACCTCCAGATTTTTCAGATCAATATGCTATCCAGAAACTCTCCAAGGCTCTTGACTCTCAATCGATGTTCGATATGCCTGTTATAAGGCCAATCTAAAATGTAAGTGTTGATGCCGTGATCTAGCAGGTTCTCAATATGATGCGGCGCGTCGTCGACGGCGTATTCAACACCGAGAACTTCACAAAGTTCACCCTTTCTGGAGCTTACAATTACCGATACTGGTACGTCAATCACCTTTTGAATCCATCTCTGAGATTGCATCTGAACGTTTCTTCCCTTCGTCGGGAATCTGGACGTTATAAAATAGAACTCGTGAAGGCCTTCAGCAATCAGATCGCCAAGCCTCATTAAGTCCTCCTCAGCAGCATAAGGAGGCAGCGACTCGTAGAAATCTTCTGTATTCCTTATGGCTTCCCACACCTTTTCTTCCATCTCAAGCGTTAGGTTGGGGACGGTTTTCCAGAAATCCCAGACCTTGACCTCAACTTCCAGCGGCACCTCTTCAAACATTCCATGGGCGATACTTAGGAAGGCCCGATTGAAGTCCGTAAGAATGTCATCTATATCGATCATTATCTTCATCAGCTCACCTCCGTATAAAACAGTATATATCATATTATTATGGCTTTTTTTCTCTCTCAAGGGGAAGTCTCCTAACTGATTTTCTAGTGGCTGCAATTATACTGTGCCCAATTTGGTCTGGTCAACTCAAAAAAACTGATTCGCCAGGTTTTCCTGTGCGGAGTGTTTGTGGGATAATCACAGTAGGTCTTCTCAAAGGGAGGAAGTAGGATGTTCGAATTGAAAGAAGTCGCATTGATATATGAGACGAAGAAGCAGGCTCTGGCGGCGCTCAAATCGACAGACCTCAAGATAGAGAAGGGAGAAGAAGTTGGGATATTCGGCCCTTCGGGTTCTGGAAAGTCATCGCTTCTCTTCATTATGAGCACACTTAAGGAGCCAAGTCGTGGAGAAGTCAAATACGAAGGCAAGGAGCTTACGGCTCTTACTCCTTCCGCAAAAGCCGAACTCCGGCGCAAAGAGTTCGGATTTGTGTTTCAAGAGCACTTCTTGATAAACCATTTGACTGTAAGGGAGAACATTCTGCTCCCCCTAAAAGAAAAACGAGGAGCAAGAAAGAGGCTCGAAGAAATCACTACTGCGCTTGGATTGAACGAACTTCTCAAACGATTCCCATATGAGCTCTCGCTTGGGCAGAGTCAGAGGGTTGCAGTGGCAAGAGCATTGATAGCCGGTCCGAAGGTTGTTTTCGCCGATGAACCGACCGCTTCCCTGGATGATGAAAATGGTAGCAGGGTAATAGAGCTCTTGAAGTCTTATTGTTCTAAGTCCGGTGCGACTCTGATACTCGTTTCTCATTCATTTGAGATCATCGGTGATTTCAGAAGAAGACTCAAAGTGGAGAATGGTCAGGTCTATGAGGTTGGTGTGAATGCTTAAGTACATGTGGTTATACCTGAGAAGAAGGCCGGGCAGAATTCTGGTCTTCATATTCGTTGTCGCTCTAGGTGTATCGATGAGCCTTGTGATCAGCTCAATCTTTCTGTCCTTCGGAGAGACGAGAAGCAGGATAGCAAAGATCAACGAGAGCTGGATTACGGTGCAGTATCTCTCTGAAAGTGGAAGAGATGAATCAATTGACAATAGTCTTATCGAGATTTTCGAAGACGTATTTGGTCTTTCAGATGTTATCCCCGTAGATATAGCCTATCTCGGCTACAACCTTTTCGGAAGCGCAAGAGCCAATTTCCCCGTTTATGGAATAAAGCAGACGGAGATATCTCGGATGCTGCAAGAGAGCAATGGCTACATCTCAGAAGGGACGGTATTTTCCCCAGGGACAAACGAAATCATTGTATCCGACTCATTTCTGAAGGCCTCGGACGTCGGTCTGGACAGTGTCTATGAGGAAGAATCTGAAATGGCAAGCGAGGGCCTATACACCGTGGTTGGATCTCTTGCAGGATCCTCTGTATTCGGCCTGGGGCCGTCTGGAATTTCGAGGGGAGATGGGTTATTTGGCTTTCTGGTATTCTCTGAAGGTGGTTTCCTAATAGCAGTCGAAAACGAACTGAGATCAAGGGTCGTCGGAGAAGAGCTTTCGGTTTCGATTAGGGGGCCTGTTTCTTCCAGAGAGACTCTTGAGAGGCAGTACGCAAGCTACTACTTGGGAGTCTTCTTGACAAATCTCTTTGTCTCTCTGGTCTTCATAGTAGCTCTTACAATGCTTAATTCGGTGAGCATTCGTGAAAGAAGAAAAGAGTATGCTATTCTTGCCGCCATAGGGCATTCACCCAAGAATTTGAAAATAAGACTATTTATGGAGTCGCTTTATCAGGGGACTGCTGGCTGGATTCTGGGACTCCTTGCGGGTAGAGCTGTTCTTTCACTATTCGAAGATCGCTTTTTCACGCCCAATGGTCTTTATCTAGGCGACAGTACCATATCATCTATCTGCACGTTATTCATACCGTTTACTACGATTGTTCTATCTCAGATACTGATAGGGAGACATCTCAGAAGAGATCTCGTCGGTCTTCTTAAGAGCTCTGAAGAAAGATTAGGTCTGCTCAAGAATAGATTCAGGAATGTCGGTTTGCCCTGGCTCCAATTTCCGTTGAGGAGCGACGGCTACAAATCTCTTTTTGTGAATATCATCGCGTTTGCCGCGCTGGTGACTGTTTTTGGTTCACTTCTATCTTCGTTGACGGGCACTGTTCGAGAGAGCGGCTGGTTATTCGATCGTCGTTCCTATATTCAGACCTCGGAATTGGAGAAGTTCACGCTTCCCGAAGAAATTTCATTGAAGTCGACATCTGTCCTTCCTGCCGATCTTCTCGAGCTGGATGTGAAGCTTATGTTCGGCGCTACGAAACTCTTCATTCCAGTTGTGTCTGCTGAGCATTCGAGACTTCTACCGATTCTTGGCGAAAATCCCGTGGCCGGTACGCTATATGTTAGCAGGGGTCTTTTCGACTTGATTGTCAATGGTTCTGTCAGGGGGTTGGATTACTCCTCAATGGAGGTTCTGCCTAATCTAGAAAGTCTCGCTGGTGTTCTGGTGGAGGACAGAATCAAATCTGAAGGTCTTCTGGTATCATACGATGATCGCAACCTTGCAGGAGAAATAAGGCGTTTCGCCTCCGAGGCCGGTCAGGTTGAAGTGGTCGACAGGAAGACTTTCGAGTTGAAGATCCGTGCCGAGACGCAGTTCATGGGGTTGATTTCCTCGATTATCATCTATCTTCAGTTCTTCGTCGTCATGATAATCGGTGTGGTTACCGTTACAAGGGTGATCTTGGCAAGACGGAGCGAGATATCAATCAGGAACATTTTGGGACAGAGCAGAGACGAGATCGGTCTTCTCTTTTTCGGCGAACTAGTATTAGTGCTTTCCATAGGCGCAGCAACTGGATATCTTCTGACAACGCTCTGCTGGCAGATCTTTAGATCTCTCTTTCTACAGGGATTGTATGTTTCATCGATCATAGTTCCGGAGACACTCTACAGAATCTCTTTAATGACCGTTATTGTTTTGCTTGTCGGAGTAATCACGGCAAGATGCATGATCTCGAAACAGGATCCAATATCAATTATAGAAAGATAGGTGAAGAGATGAGATTTCGAGAGCTCGCTCGCCAGTCAGACGGGTACGAAACGGGGGCTTTGAACAAGATCACCGATCTTGAGGGAATACGAGTCGGGCATTACACTTTGACTGAGGATTCACCGAGATGTCTGCGAACGGGAATAACCGTCATAAGGATTCCTTCC
Coding sequences within:
- a CDS encoding ABC transporter ATP-binding protein; translated protein: MFELKEVALIYETKKQALAALKSTDLKIEKGEEVGIFGPSGSGKSSLLFIMSTLKEPSRGEVKYEGKELTALTPSAKAELRRKEFGFVFQEHFLINHLTVRENILLPLKEKRGARKRLEEITTALGLNELLKRFPYELSLGQSQRVAVARALIAGPKVVFADEPTASLDDENGSRVIELLKSYCSKSGATLILVSHSFEIIGDFRRRLKVENGQVYEVGVNA
- a CDS encoding FtsX-like permease family protein, which produces MLKYMWLYLRRRPGRILVFIFVVALGVSMSLVISSIFLSFGETRSRIAKINESWITVQYLSESGRDESIDNSLIEIFEDVFGLSDVIPVDIAYLGYNLFGSARANFPVYGIKQTEISRMLQESNGYISEGTVFSPGTNEIIVSDSFLKASDVGLDSVYEEESEMASEGLYTVVGSLAGSSVFGLGPSGISRGDGLFGFLVFSEGGFLIAVENELRSRVVGEELSVSIRGPVSSRETLERQYASYYLGVFLTNLFVSLVFIVALTMLNSVSIRERRKEYAILAAIGHSPKNLKIRLFMESLYQGTAGWILGLLAGRAVLSLFEDRFFTPNGLYLGDSTISSICTLFIPFTTIVLSQILIGRHLRRDLVGLLKSSEERLGLLKNRFRNVGLPWLQFPLRSDGYKSLFVNIIAFAALVTVFGSLLSSLTGTVRESGWLFDRRSYIQTSELEKFTLPEEISLKSTSVLPADLLELDVKLMFGATKLFIPVVSAEHSRLLPILGENPVAGTLYVSRGLFDLIVNGSVRGLDYSSMEVLPNLESLAGVLVEDRIKSEGLLVSYDDRNLAGEIRRFASEAGQVEVVDRKTFELKIRAETQFMGLISSIIIYLQFFVVMIIGVVTVTRVILARRSEISIRNILGQSRDEIGLLFFGELVLVLSIGAATGYLLTTLCWQIFRSLFLQGLYVSSIIVPETLYRISLMTVIVLLVGVITARCMISKQDPISIIER